Within Streptomyces antibioticus, the genomic segment GAGCGGCGCCTCACCCTGGAGGTCACCGACGCGGCCCTGGCCTGGCTCGCGGACGAGGGCAACGACCCGGCGTACGGTGCCCGGCCGCTGCGCCGCCTGGTCCAGACGGCCATCGGCGACCGGCTGGCCAAGGAGATCCTGGCCGGTGAGGTCAAGGACGGCGACACGGTCCGGGTGGACGCGGCGGGCGACGGGCTGATCGTGGGCCCGGCGTCGATGAAGACGCTGTAGCGCCGCTCATGTGGTGAACGCCGAGAACCGCACGCGCGCGGTCTCGGCGTTCACGTACGTCACGGCCAGGTCGACGTAGTAGGCGTCCGTCCCGGGGCGCCCGTTCACATCGAGCTGGAAGCAGTGGTCCACGCCCTTGAGACAGGCCAGGGTGCCCGGTCCGCCCGGCTCGGGCGCGTCGGGGTAGGTGTCCGCCACCCAGGTCCACACGTCCTCGCGCGGCATACGGAAATCGGCCTGATACAGCGTGTCCATCGCCGACTGCACACTGCACTCGGCGTCCCGCGCGCCGGCCGGCAGCCGGGCCCCGCCGAAGGCCAGCGCCTCTGCGCACGACACCGGGACCGGCCCGCGCGCGGGGTCCTCCTCCGCCGCCGGCATGCCGGCGAGCACCGGCATCCCGACCGCCACCACGGCCGCCGACGCCAGGGCCGCGGCCACCACGCCCCACCTGACTCCGCTTCGCCCGTTCGCCATCCGCTCCCCCTCCGCGCGTCACCGTCCCGTGATACGACAGGCCGGATCATGTCAGCTCAGGGCTGACAGGGCCCGTCGGGGTTGCCACCCCCCTCCCCGCATGGGGGAGGATGGCGGGATCCGTACGAAGGGAAATTTCGGTGAGCATCGACCCGTCCTCGATTCCGAACTTCGGGGGCCAGCAGCCCGAGCCGCAGCCCCAGGGACCGGCGGGCCCCGTAGTCCCGGATCAGGACCTCGTGAAGCAGCTCCTCGACCAGATGGAGCTGAAGTACGTCGTCGACGACGAGGGTGACCTCGCGGCGCCGTGGGAGGAGTTCCGTACGTACTTCATGTTCCGCGGCGAGGGTGACCAGGCGGTCTACTCGGTGCGGACGTTCTACGACCGGCCCCACAAGATCGACGACAAGCCCCAGATCCTGGAGGCGATCGACGACTGGAACCGCCGCACCCTGTGGCCCAAGGTCTACACGCACACCCACGACGACGGCACGGTCCGTCTCATCGGCGAGGCACAGCTCCTCATCGGCGCCGGGGTGAACATCGAGCTGTTCGTCTCCTCCACCGTGAGCTGGGTCCGCGCGGCCATCGAGTTCGACAAGTGGCTCGTGGAACAGCTCGGCCTGGAGCAGGAGGTCGACAACACAGACCGTCCTGGGGAGGGCGAGGACCAGTAGTCCCGGGGCCCCACCCGGACGCACTCGGAAACGATCGAGAGCCCGGCCCCGGCGCACGACCACCACGGTCGTGTGCCGGGGCCGGGCTTTCGTCGCTTCTGAGTGCGCAGGGATGCCCGGATGAAGCCGGGCCGTACGTGCCGGTCGTCGGACGTGGATTCCTCTCGCGCCGGAAGACGCTCGTGCGGAACGTCGGCGTCTACGCGTCCCTCTTCCTGGATGTCCTCACGTTCGGCGTGATGACGATCTCGCTGTCTTTCCTGGCGGTAGTCCTCGCCGGTTCGTGGCGGCGGGAACCGAGGCGTGCCTCGTTTTCACGCCCTGCCTCGCCCCCGCGTTTCGGAGAACCATGCTGCACCGCCTTCTCTTCGGCACCCTTGGGAACCCCAAGCTGATCCGGTTTCTGCTGCGTTGCCGGACGGTGGTGGCCGACGGCGTCGGCCGTCCCGGCGTGCGGATCGCGGGTGGGGTGCTCGCGGCGGCGGCCGGAGTCTGCGCGGTCGCGTACTGGGTGGTTTTCCGCGCCACGACGGGCGGGACCCGGCGTGCCGTGGAGGCGTCCCCCGATCTCAAGGGCGAGCCGGGGGACGTCATGGAGGTCCTCCAACTCCTCAGCGTCGTCTGGCTGGTGAGCGGTGTCGTCCTGCTCGCGTTCGGCCTCCTCGTCGCCCTCGCCCGCTGGGGCAGCGTCGTGATGATCGTGGGCGGCGTGCTGTGGTGGGCGCCGCTGGGCGTTCTCGGCCTGTACCTGCCGACCGCGTCCGCGCCGAAGATCCTCGCCGCGCTGTTCGTGGCGCTGGTCGTCCCGGCGACCCTGCTGTGCCCCGCCCAGAGGTTCGGCGGGACGGCACGCGCCGGCGCCGGCTCATGACCCCGCCCCGCCCCCTCACGCCGTACGCCCGCCCGGCCTGGTTCCGTACCGTCGTCGCGCTCTGCCTCGCCGACACGCGTCGACGGCTCAACCTCCTCGTCGGCGCGGGCCCGTCGGCGCGGGGGCGGCGCCGGGCCGCCTGGGTGGTCGTCGGCGCCGGGGCCGCCGCCGGACTCGGGGCGCTGACGGTCGTCGGACGCACCCTCGGCGCGCTGGTCCCGCCCGGGGCCGCCGTACGGACGGACCTGGCGGCCTGGACGTGGACGCCGGTCGCGGTGTGGTTCCTCCACCAGATCCTGACCGCCGAACCGGCGAAGGCCCGCGCCCTGGTCAGCCCGCCCGACGCGAGCGTCCTGCGCACGCTCCCGGTCTCCCGCGCGCAGCTCGTGACCGCCCGGCTCGTCGTCCCCGCCGCCGGGATCGCCGTTCTGGTCCTGGCCGCAGCCCTCGCCGTCGGCGCGCCCTGGCTGGCGGCGGGCGAGGAGGGCCGCCGGATGCTGCCCGTGTTCCTGCTGCACTGCGCGGGCTCGGCCATGACCGGGGTGGCCCTGCACATCGCGCTGGTGACGGCCCTGATGGTCAGGGTCGTCCGGATCCCCCACCTGCCGCGCGTCCTCGTCGCGGCGCTGGCCGGCGGGCTCGTCGGCGCGGTGGCGGCACCGTTCGTACGTGCCCTGACGGGCGGCGGCGGACCCTCCCGGGAGGCCGTGGCCCGGCTCGTCGGCGACGCGCTCACTGCCGCCCGACCCCACCTGTGGACCGTCGCGCACCGGCCGGAGACAGCAGGCCGGGTGGCGGTCGCCTACGCCGCCGTGACGGTCGTCCTGGTCGCCGCGGCCGTGTTCCGGCTGCGCGCCACCGTGCGCCGCGACGCCGCCGTGAGCGGCGGGCGCCCCGTGGCCGCCGGGCGGCCGGCCGGCGCGGGCAGGGGCGGGCGGGCCTGGTCCTCGTCGCCGTACGCCCTGGTCGGGCGGGTGACCTGGCTCCGGTTCCTGCGCGGGCATCCGCAGACGGTCGGCGGGCTGGCGCGCCTCCAGCGGCTGAGCGTGCTGTCGGGCGCGGGATGTCTGGGTGTCGTCGTCGGGCTCGGCGGGCCGTTGTGGGACCTGCCGTTCGCCGTCGTGGGCGGGGTGTTCGTGGCCGCCGCGCTGGTCACGACAGGTGAGGTCGTGCAGGTGTGCGGCATCGAGGCGGACCGGGCGGGCTGGGACATGCTGCGGCAGGCACCGCGCGCCGTCGGCGCCTGGGTCGCCGCGAAGGCCGTCACCGCCTCGGTGGCGGTGGCCGCGGCGACCGGTCCGTTCGCCCTGGGGGCCGCAGCACTGTGCGGTGTGCACGGCCCGGCCGGGTGGGCGCGGGCGATCCTGGCGCAGACCGTCGTGGCGGTCGCCACCGGCTGCGCCGTCGTCCTCACGTACTTCCTCGTGCCCCGCCCCGAGGCGTTCGCCGAGGGCCGGATCACCCGGGCCCCGGCCGCCGAGGTCACGGAGGGGCTGCTCGTCGCGCTCCTCACCCTGCCGGTCACCGCGGGCGCCGGGCTGAGCGCCGCGCTCGCCCCGGGCGGGGACGCCGGCACCGATCTCGTGCACGCGGCGCTGCTCGCCGTCTCCCTCGGGGCCGGAGGGGCCGCCCTGCGGGCCACGGCGCGCAGCGATCTGCGGTCGCCGACGGCCGGGACCGGGCCCGACCCCGCGCACACATCAGCACCCGCACCCTCCGCATCCTCAGGCACCTCCCGGAGCACCTCGTGATCGACATCGAGAACCTCGTCGTACGCCGTGGCGAGGAATCCGTCCTGCGCGGCCTCACCGCCCATGTGCCCGAGGGCACGACGGTGCGCGTCGCCGGCCCGAACGGCAGTGGGAAGAGCACGCTGCTGCATGTGATCGCCGGCCTTC encodes:
- a CDS encoding YbjN domain-containing protein; amino-acid sequence: MSIDPSSIPNFGGQQPEPQPQGPAGPVVPDQDLVKQLLDQMELKYVVDDEGDLAAPWEEFRTYFMFRGEGDQAVYSVRTFYDRPHKIDDKPQILEAIDDWNRRTLWPKVYTHTHDDGTVRLIGEAQLLIGAGVNIELFVSSTVSWVRAAIEFDKWLVEQLGLEQEVDNTDRPGEGEDQ